The Chthonomonas sp. genome segment CAAACCAAGGCTCGCGAGGACAGCATCACCAAGGCGAAGGCCGCGCTCAGCGCGGTGGCCAAGGCTGGCGCCTACACCGTCGTCATGGAATCGACCGTGGCTCCGTTCGGGGTGAACGACCTTACCGAGGCCGTGGTCACCAAGATGAACGCGACCAAGTAACGCTCTATGCGCTCGGCGGCTTTTGGGGGAGCGGCGCTGATCATCCTTTGGGGATGCTCGGCCCCGCCTCGCGAATTGCCCGCCGAGCGCGTTTTTGTGGCCTTTGCGGCCATTGAACGCCCGGTGCGGGTGGACGGTCCCCCGTTGGGGATCAGCCCGGGTTCGATTGCTGGCGAGAAGGGTTCCATTGGCGCTCTGCCGGGGCAAAGCATGTACGCACCCCGCGCCCTGGCCGAGGTCCGTCGCGCGGAAACCGCCCTCCAAGCGGCTCGGGTGCGCGGCTTCGACCAACTCCGTGAGGAGATCGAGCGCACCTTCCGCACTCGCGCCGAGCGACAGTTTGAATCGGAGCTGGGCCGCCTCGACGACGAGCGCGACCAGATTAACCGCGACGCGCTCGCCGAGATTCGCGACGAGTTCGATCGCCACGCGGAGGCACGGACGCCAATTCTCTACGACCTTTCGAAAAAGGCGGGCTACCCTGCCGAAACGCGCCGCTCGCAACGATTCCAGCGCACCCGGGAACTGATGTTCCCCAAACTCGACCAAGAGATTGAGGCGCTCCGCGCCGAGCTCTTGAAGGAGGACGCCATCTACTTGGCGAACCGGGCGCGAATTCTGGGCCGAACCAAGCTGGAGATTGAGGAGGCCGAACAGGCCAACCAGAACCGCCGTCAAGAGCTTTTGGACCGATCGCAAGCCCAGGCTCGCGCGTTTTTGGCTCGGGCACTGGCCGAGTCGAAATCCACATCGCTGGATGCCGGCGATTTGCTGGAAGTGAACGAGCGAATTCCGCCCGCCGCGGGTGCGTCGCTCAACCTCCCGGCGCTGCGCGGCACCCCTCCCGCGGTCCCAGCGCCGCTCAAGGCCACGCGGCTCAGCATGGACGAGCTTCGCGATTTGGCCAAGATTTGGGCCGAAACCCGCAACTATGTGTTGGTCAATCAGAGGGGCGGGGCCAACGATGCCACAATTGAATTTAAGACATGGCTGAAAACCTATCAGGCTGGACCCTAGGCGAGCTCGCGCAGATCCTCGGCGCGCGGCTTGAAGGCGATCCCGCTGTCGTCGTGGTCCGACCGGTGGAAGCGGGCAGCTCCGACCCGCAAGGCATCACCTTTGCCGAAGGCCCTAAGTTCTATGAGAGGGTGCGCGGCAGTAATGTCGGGGTTGTGATTCTCAGCGAAGAAGCGCCCGACCTCGGATTGCCGACCTTGCGCCTGGCGAATCCGCGGGTGGCATTTGGGCAGGTGCTCAACATGGCGCAGGCGGCGTGTCCGGTCGCCGTAGGGGTGCACCCGAGCGCGGTTGTGGACCCGAGCGCGAGGATTCATCCGGGCGCGCGCATCGGCGCGCAGGTGAGCGTGGGCCCCCGCTGCGTGGTTGGCGAAGGCACCATCCTCTTCCCCAACGTCACCCTCGTGCAAGACGTCGTGATCGGCGCGCACTGCCAGATTCATAGCGGCGCGGTCATCGGTGCGCCCGGCTTTGGATACGCATTTGATGGTCGCCATCACCAACCCATACCGCAGGTAGGCGGCGTGATCATCGAGGATCGTGTAGATATCGGCGCAAATACTTGCATTGATCGGGCGACCGCCGGGAACACCGTGATCGGCGAGGGCACCAAGATTGATAACCTTTGCCAAATCGCCCACAACGTTCGGATTGGACAAAACACGGTCATCGCCGGCATTTGCGCCCTCGCCGGATCGGTCACCATCGGCAATTACGTGGTGGTGGGCGGGCAGACAAGCTTTAAGGATCACGTGACCGTGGCCGACGGCGTCCAGATTGGCGGCCGCACCGACGTGGCGAGCGACATCACCGAGCGCGGCGCGTATTGGGGCCCGCAGCAGTTGCCGATCAAGACCGCCTTGCGCGTGTCGGCGCTGATGAAGCGCCTCCCCGAGCTTTTCGAGCGCCTCAAGGAGTTGGAACGCAAATGATTTTCCCGCGCCGCACCGTTTCCGCCGACGTCCGTGTGAGAGGCGATGCCCTCCACGGCGGTCATCCGGCTGACGTTCGGGTTCACCCGGCCGAAGACGGCCTCTGGTTTCGCTACGGCGCGTACCGCGTGGAGGCGATTCCGGCGAACGTCACCGACACAAATCGCCGCACCAAGCTCGGCTCGATCAATACGATTGAGCATCTGATGAGCGCGCTAGCGATGCTCGGAATCACCGACGCGGACATCGAGGTGAGCGGCGACGAACTTCCCGCCGCGGATGGTTGCGCCCTGCCCTACATCACGGCGTTACAAAGCGTGCTGGTTGATCTTCCGAGTCGCGAACGGCCCGACCTTTTCGCCCGGATTTGGGAGAAGAGCGACTCCAGCGAGATCGCCATCGCCGCGGGCGATGGTCACTGGCGGTACGAGTTTGTGGGGCCGGAGGGCCGCTTCCCCGGCCACCAAGTCTTTGAGTGCATGTTATCGCGGGAATCTTGCACGAACGAAATTGCTCCTGCCCGCACCACGGCCTTTGACTTCGAGGTCGAAATGGCGCGAGCGGCCGGCTTGGGCCTGGGGCTGACCGAAGAGTCTTGCCTCGTCCTCGGGCCGGAGGGTTACGTGAACCCGGCCAGGTTCCCCGACGAGCCCGCGCGGCATAAATTGCTCGACCTCATCGGCGATCTTTGGCTCGCTCGCGTGCCGATCACGATGCTCAATGTCGATGCCAGCCGCTCGGGCCACACCGCCAACGTCGCCGCCGCCGCGCGCTTGGC includes the following:
- the lpxD gene encoding UDP-3-O-(3-hydroxymyristoyl)glucosamine N-acyltransferase encodes the protein MAENLSGWTLGELAQILGARLEGDPAVVVVRPVEAGSSDPQGITFAEGPKFYERVRGSNVGVVILSEEAPDLGLPTLRLANPRVAFGQVLNMAQAACPVAVGVHPSAVVDPSARIHPGARIGAQVSVGPRCVVGEGTILFPNVTLVQDVVIGAHCQIHSGAVIGAPGFGYAFDGRHHQPIPQVGGVIIEDRVDIGANTCIDRATAGNTVIGEGTKIDNLCQIAHNVRIGQNTVIAGICALAGSVTIGNYVVVGGQTSFKDHVTVADGVQIGGRTDVASDITERGAYWGPQQLPIKTALRVSALMKRLPELFERLKELERK
- a CDS encoding UDP-3-O-acyl-N-acetylglucosamine deacetylase, which produces MIFPRRTVSADVRVRGDALHGGHPADVRVHPAEDGLWFRYGAYRVEAIPANVTDTNRRTKLGSINTIEHLMSALAMLGITDADIEVSGDELPAADGCALPYITALQSVLVDLPSRERPDLFARIWEKSDSSEIAIAAGDGHWRYEFVGPEGRFPGHQVFECMLSRESCTNEIAPARTTAFDFEVEMARAAGLGLGLTEESCLVLGPEGYVNPARFPDEPARHKLLDLIGDLWLARVPITMLNVDASRSGHTANVAAAARLAQAVPLT